From the genome of Latilactobacillus curvatus JCM 1096 = DSM 20019:
ATTTACGAAAGTAAAAAGTATGGTGAGCCCATGAGGCTTGGATATTTACCGGATACTTTTGGATTTAACGCCCAATTACCAGTGATTTTAAATGAAGCAGGAATGGATAATGTCATCATGTGGCGTGGATTACATTTAACAAAACATGTTCAATCGCCGTATTTTAAATGGTCCGGATTGGGAAATAAGAATAGTGTCTACGCGTTGAATTTACCACAAGGATATGGAACTGGAATGCTATTGGAACCATCTATTGAATATGTTGATGGTCGTCTGGATCCGGCAGTTGATTTTATAAAACAGTACACTAAAGGTGATATTCTGATTCCATCTGGGAATGATCAATTAGCGATTATCCATGATTTTTCCAAGAAATTAGAAAAAATAAATCAACTTGGTAAATATGATTATGTTATTAGTACCTACCAGAAATTTCTTGATTATATAAAGCAAACAGATTTAGAAAAATATTCTGGAGAGCTTCGAGAACCGGTACTAGCACGCGTTCATAAGACAATTGGTTCAGTTAGAATGGATCTAAAAAAAGAAATTTTTCATTTAGAAGATAAATTAATATATCGGATTGAACCATTGATGGTGATTGCCAAAAAAAATGGTATTCAGCTAAGCAATCATCTATTAATGCTAGCTTGGAAAAAATTGTTAGAGTCTCAAGCACATGATAGTTTGGCAGGATGTGTTTCAGATACTGTTGCAAATGATATTAAGCATAGATTAAAAGAAGCAAATGAGATTTGCGATAGTATTGAAAATACCGTTATGAAACAACTCAGTGATTTTCTGAATCTTTCACAAAATGAAGTACTCGTGGTGAATGCATCTAGCAATCATTTTGTAGGGCAGAAGAAGGTCACTGTTCTAGCGGCAACGCCCAACGTTGTATTTGAAGATATGGATTCTCGGATTATTTCGTCTCAATATGTAGAGAGTCGAGAGGATGTATTAGAGGAAACTTCTTCGGGCAATCGATTCATTACTGAACCAGGATATTATATTTTGGAATTAGAGATTACTTGCGAACTACCGGGGGTGGGTTATCGAGTATTTAGCCTTAAAGAAAGCAGTAATTCCCAAGCATTAGCAACGATTAGCAAAAATGAAATAACGGGAAAGCATATTACCATTCAGTATGACGGTCAAAGAATTAATATCATTCATGGAAACCAAAAGAGTAGTGATTTCATTCAACTGATTGATGAAGGGAACGCTGGGGATACCTATGATTTTTCGCCACAAGTAAATAGCGAGCCTATTAGTTTGAGATTTAATGATTGTTTATGTCTGGCAGATTCAAATAGACAACAAATGATATTATCGGGAACAGTGCAGTTGCCATATACATTAGACGACAGATTGAATTATAAGCAAGGTAAGCAATTTGAATATCAATTAAAATTAACACTTTCAGCTGATGATGAAATTACGGGAGAAATTCAATTTGTAAATAAAATCTTAAATCATAGAGTTAGATTACAATTAGCGACGTTAGATGTAATCGATGCTGTCAAAGCAAGTATTCCGTATGGATTTATTGAAAGAAAAAATAAATCATTGTCAAACTGGCAAGCGACATACGCAGAAATGCCAGTTAATGTGGAACCATTTGAAAAAGTTATCTCTGCAAGCTACAAAAAAGGTAGTTTAAGTTTATTTACAAATGATAGTAGAGAATATGAGTATGGGGAGAATAAACTCTGGGTGACATTATTAGCAACCACTGACAGCCTAGGGAAACCTAATTTAATGTATCGGCCAGGAAGAGCATCCGGGGATACTACTAAAAAAGGGCATATCATGATGGATACACCAGATGCACAATTATTAGATCAAAATATAGTGTTTAGTTTCTTCTTAAAGGTTGAAGATAAGGTTGTTGATGATAAAACGTTGAGCTGGTGGAAAGATAGGCACAATCAACAAGATATTGCTTATCAAAAACAAGATTTGAACTATTTTGTTCATCGCATCGATAATAAAATTCAAAGTTTAGAGAATAATCAAAAGCAAATGACTAAACAGGATAAAATATTGGACTTTGGCGATAATATGTACCATGTTTCGAGTATTTATAACGCATATTATGACCCAGATGCTTTTGTTATCCGTTTAGAGAATCCTACAGACGAAGAAGTAACTTTGCCATTGGATCAAATGTTTAGCGGTTATCAATATGAGAGAATTAATGCATTGGAAGAAAATCTTGAATCTACAAATACTATCTCAGCGTACAGTGTTTTGACCTTCAAACTGAAAGCGGAATAGTTAGATAATCTAATGTTGGGCTGGGACAAGTATTATTGTCTCAGCCCTTTTAGAAAGGATAAATGATGGGGAATTTAGTGAAAAAAATAGGTGTATCTAAAGATTTAGTTTTTGGGTACGTAGGCTTAATTTTATTTATGTTTGGTTCTACGATCGAATCAAGTTGGTTTTCTTCTTTTTTGAATAATCAAGGAGTAACTGTCAGTGCGGTATCGCTTGCTTTTACGTTTTATGGTGTGATAGTTGCATTATTTTCCTGGATTACAAGCTTTTTAGTTAATCGATATACGGCTAAAAAAGTGATGTTAGTCGGATTATGTTTATTAATTATAACGACTATATTATTAGTGATAAGTATTGCTCTTAAAAATGCGCTGATGATAACAATCATATATGCGTTAAGAGGGTCTGCTTATCCATTGTTTGCCTATTCTTTTTTAATACTAGTTACACTACAGACGGAATCTTCTGCACTTGGGCGAGCAACATCGTGGTTCTGGCTAGCGTTTAATTTAGGAATGACAATTATCGGACCTGCATTGTCCGTTCATCTTTTAAAAAGTATCTCGGCAATTTATGTGCTAATTGTAGGGTGTATCGTGGCAATAGCTGGCGGACTAACTGCGCTTTTATTGAGTAACGAAAAACGGAATGAGATGGATACGACTGTTTTAAAGGAAATGAAAACTGGAATCTATATAATGATGGAATATCCACGATTGTTTATCGGAATGGTTGTTAAAACAATTAATAATATTGGGCAGTTTGGTTTTACCATAATGATGCCAATATTTTTAATCGCAAACGGATATACACTTGTGGAATGGAGCACTATCTGGTCGATTAGTTATATTGTAAATGCATTTGCGGGTGTATTTTTTGGAATGTTAAGCGATAAAATCGGATGGCGAAAAGTATTGGTCTATTTTTCAGGAACCATCACCGGTTTATCATGTTTGTTAATTTATTTTGTTATTAATTTTACACCTAAGAATTATCTTTTATTATTAAGTGCGTTTATGGTTTTTGCTATAGGGATTGCAGCATTTGGACCATTATCAGCGCTGATTCCTGAAATTGTACCAGACCGTAAGTCTACTGCAATTTCGGTGTTAAATTTAGGATCAGGATTAAGTAACTTTATTGGACCGTTTCTAGTCACCATTCTTTTTCAAAATTTTGGTGGAGATTTTGTTTTATTTGTATTTTCATGTTTATATTTTCTGGCAAGTATTCTGTCGTTAGCGTTAAAAACTTCAAGAGAATTAGATGTAGAGGCTTTAAGTAAATAAATGTATATTAAAAAGCAGTTAGCACAGTAATCCGGTTCAAGATTGCTGTGTTAACTGCTTTTTAATATATTGCCAGTACTAATTGAGGAAGAAAAACAACGAACAAGACAGACTTTTCAAACACACCTTTATTCTAAATAGTTTTCTTTTAGTTGTGCTAATTCCGAGGGTTTGAGGGCCATTGCCTTTGATAGGTAGTTTTCGATGTTGCCGTATTCTTGATTAATCGTGTCGCGGACAAGTTCTAGATTAGCCTGTGTAATGCTCTTAGCGTTCATTGAAGCGACCTGGCTATCGTTACTTGAAATTCGGGTTGGGGTTGCTGAGCTGAGTCCTAGGACCTCATTTGAGAGGACATAGTCGGCAACGATTGTTTCCCAGTCGACGCCGAGAGCACTTAGAATTAAAAAAGTTGCGACACCGGTGCGATCTTTACCGGCTGAGCAATGGTAAAGGACTGCACCGTTTGTATCGTGATTATTTAATAGTACGGTAAATAAATCGCGATAAGCTGCTTGAGCATGGGAGTCGGTGATCAATTGTTGGTACATCCGATCCATACTTGATCGTTCGGGAGTAGCAGCTTCTTTTTTACTAAAAAGCCGCATTAGGCCTTTTTTGGCTGGCTTTTTAGGGGTATCGGCTTGGTCAGTGAATGGAAATACCGAAAGACGATGGTAGGTTAGTTGGTTGTCATCAAATGGGTCGGGGGCGACCTTGATTTCATGACGTGAACGGAAATCGACATCGTAAGCAACACCGTAATTTAAGAGATCCTCAATATCAGTTGCGGTTAGCGCGTTCAAACTACCTGAACGTAATAATTTGTGCCATTTAACGGACTTGCCATCAACCGTTTGGTAACCGCCTAATTCGCGTAGGTTATAACTTCGTGTTAAATCTAGAACCCGTTGTTGTTCTTGCATGCCAATCCATCCTTTATAATCAGTTATTTCTATTGTATAACGAAGCTGGGTGGTGTGCACCCTTATTTTAAATGTTCGTGATTCATTCGTACACGATATTGATGAAAATGAATTTTCAATAAGAGTTTATTGACGTTTGCAGAAAAATCTGCTAATATTTTATCAAATTTTAAACTGGTTATCGATTAAAGATAATACGAACAATCGATGGGTCGGCGGTTAATTTAGTTCACAAATTGGAGGAAGATTATGTCTGCATGGGAATCAAAGTTTACAAAAAAAGGGTTTACGTTCGATGATGTTTTATTAATACCTGCGGAGAGTCATGTACTCCCCAACGAAGTCGATTTAGGGGTGCAACTTGCAAAGAATATCAAGTTAAACACACCAATTATGAGTGCTAGCATGGATACCGTTACGGAAGCACCCATGGCAATCGCTATGGCGCGTCAAGGTGGCTTAGGCGTGATTCATAAGAATATGAGTATTGAACGTCAAGCAGATGAAGTCTTGAAGGTTAAACGTTCAGAAAATGGCGTTATTATTGATCCATTTTATTTAACAGCGGATAAACCCGTTAGTGCTGCTGAAGATTTGATGCGTAAATATCGTATTAGTGGTGTCCCAATCGTTTCAAATCTCGATGATCTAAAATTAGTCGGCATTATTACGAACCGTGATTTACGTTTTATCTCTGATTTCTCTGCTGAAATCGGAACCGTGATGACGCACGAAGCACTTGTAACCGCACCTGTCGGCACTTCTTTAGAAGAAGCTGAACAAATCCTCCAACAAAACAGAATTGAAAAGTTACCTTTAGTTGGTGATGACGGTCGCTTAGCCGGATTAATCACAATTAAGGATATTGAAAAAGTGCAAGAATTCCCGAATGCGGCTAAGGATCAATATGGTCGCTTATTAGTTGCTGCCGCTGTTGGCGTCACAAGCGATACTTTTGAACGGGCTGCAGCCTTATTGAAAGCAGGGGCTGATGCGATCATTATCGATACTGCGCATGGTCATTCAGCTGGTGTGTTACGTAAGATTAGTGAAATTCGCGAACGCTTCCCTGAAGCAACCTTGATTGCTGGGAATGTCGCAACTGCAGAAGGCACAAAAGCCTTGTATGATGCTGGGGTTGATGTCGTTAAAGTGGGGATTGGCCCTGGTTCAATCTGTACAACTCGGATTGTGGCTGGTGTCGGTGTACCACAATTAACAGCCATCTACGATGCTGCCAGTGTTGCCCGCGAATATGGCAAAACCATCATTGCTGATGGTGGGATTAAATATTCTGGGGACATCGTTAAAGCTCTTGCAGCCGGTGGAAACGTTGTGATGCTTGGTAGTATGTTAGCTGGGACTGACGAAGCACCTGGCGAATTTGAAATCTATCAAGGACGTCGTTTCAAAACATACCGTGGGATGGGTAGCTTGGCTGCTATGTCGCATGGTTCATCAGACCGTTACTTCCAAAGTGGTGTGAATGAAGCCAACAAGTTAGTCCCAGAAGGCATCGAAGGTCGTGTGGCTGCCAAAGGTGCACTCGGCGATGTAATTTACCAATTACTTGGTGGCTTACGTTCAGGGATGGGCTACGTTGGTGCTGCTAATTTACAGGACCTACAAGATAATGCACAATTTGTCCAAATCTCAAATGCTGGTTTGACAGAATCACATCCACATGATGTGCAAATTACCAAAGAAGCACCTAACTATTCAGCACGTTAATTCAAATCATTTCTATCAGGGTTTAAGTCGAGCGTTTTGCACGACTTAAATCCTTTTTTTGTGGTTAAATGATGGGGAGGATTTAAAGAATTCTTTAACCCTAAGTAGAAGATAGTTTGTTACAATGAAAGCGAATCATGCAAAATGATGTTAAATTAAACGAGGTAACGATTATGAAAATTCTAATTGTAGACGATGATAAAGAAATTGTTGAATTATTAAGTATTTATGTTAAAAACGAAGGTTACGAACCCATTCAAGCCTTCACGGGTAAAGAAGCCCTGACTAAAATTGCCACGAATCCCGATATTGATTTGATGATCTTGGATATTATGATGCCGAATATGAGTGGTATCGAAGTCATTAAGGCGGTCCGTAAGGATTCACAAGTGCCCATTATTGTGGTGTCTGCCAAGACAACTGATATGGACAAGATTCAAGGCCTCCTAACCGGTGCAGATGACTACGTTTCAAAACCATTCAATCCATTAGAAGTGATGGCGCGGGTGAAGTCATTGTTACGGCGGAGCCAACAACAAGTGGCCAACGAAGTGCCGGATGTCTTAGAAGTTGGTCCGCTTATCATTAAGCGCGACTCACATGAAGTGACGACGATTAATAACAAGCAAATCCAACTCACCGCACTTGAATTTGGGATTTTATACTTACTTGCCAGTCACCCCAACCGGGTCTTTTCAGCGGACGATATTTTTGAACGGGTCTGGAAACAAGAAAGTATCGTCTCTGCCAAGACGGTCATGGTCCATGTAAGTCATTTGCGCGACAAAATTGAAGAAGCAACCGATGGTGAAAAAGTGATTGAAACCGTCTGGGGTGTTGGGTATAAGGTAGAAGTTTAATGGCTGACTATCAAGGAGAAAAGAACCTGCAAAAAGTGGCACTAACCGCTAAGGAAAAGAGCGAACTCTTTGCCGAGGGTATCATCACGGTTATTTTGTTATTACTATTAAATTTATCAATCATGGTGCTGTTACAACAGGCGATTGTGAATAATCCGCAACTAAGCGGCGGCGTATGGATGATTAAAAACGCCATTACAATTGGTCCGAATGAATCGCATATTTGGAGTTGGCAAAATTGGTTTGTCATCTTGATGGGGGTTGCCGATGTGTTAGTCGTCTATTGGCGGCTTATTCGGCGTTACCATCAAATGCAGATGTGGCACGTGATTGGTGAGTTGCATTACATTGCCGATGGTCATTTGGACCACCGGATTAATTTGCGTGTCAACCGGGATTTGCAACGCGTGATCGATAGTGTGAACACGCTGGTTGATAGTACTGTGCGTTCAATGGAAGAAGAACGCAAGATTGAAAAGAGTAAGGACGAATTGATTACCAATGTCAGTCATGATTTGCGGACGCCGCTGACTTCAATCATCGGATATCTTGGTTTAATTGAAGATAATCAGTATCAAACCAAGGAAGAACTAACCAAATATACGCATACCGCTTTCGTGAAGGCGCAACAAATGAAGGTCTTAGTCGAGGATTTATTTGAATACACGAAGGTGCGGCAAACATCGACCCCCATTACCAAGACAACGTTTGATATGGAGCAGATGTTAGATCAATTAGCGGCCAGTTTTGAGTTAGAAGCGAATAAGAAGGGGATGCAGATTAATGTAACTTGTAATCCTGCACCACTGATGATGGAAGCCGATACTGAAAAGCTTGGTCGAGTCTTCAATAATTTAATTGCTAATGCTTTGAAATATGGCAAGGGTGGCAAACAAATTACGTTGGCGGCTGAAAAAATCGGCCAAGAGGCGATTATTAAAGTGTCAAATGATGGTCAACAAATTCCAAGTGATTCATTGAACCAACTCTTTGACCGCTTTTATCGCGTTGAAGCATCGCGTTCACAAGAAACAGGTGGCACTGGACTTGGGTTAGCAATTACCCAAAGTATTGTCGCGTTACATGGCGGTTATATTTATGCTGATTCGACGCCAGAATTAACCAGTTTTGTGATACACTTACCTTTGAAGTTAGGTCGGCGGATTGATCCTCAAACTGCTGGCGCAAAATCAGTTAAGGAGTAATGTTGTGTTTAAAAAATTAGTACAATATGTAATGGTCGGCCTATTGGCAATTGCACCCGTGGGCGGTCTTTTGAGTGCCCAGACTACCAAAGTCGCAGCGGCAAGTACGCCGGTGAGTTTGCCGACCGCCCCTCAAATCGATGCGAGTGCAGCAATTGCGCTCGACCCAGCAACTGGACAAGTCTTATACGAACAAAATGCGGATCAGGCGTTGCCAATCGCTTCGATGACAAAGATGATTACAGCCTACATCGTGTTAGCGCAAATTAAGCAAGGTAAGTTAACGTGGGAACAAACGGTGAAGCCCGATGACCTCATTTATCAATTGAGTCAAAATAAGGATTTAACGAATGTGCCTCTACAAGCGGACGGACAATATACCGTCAAGGCACTTTTCCAAGCCATGATGGTCGCTTCGGCGAATGATGCAGCTATGATGCTCGCCAACCAAGTGGCCGGTTCACAAAAGGATTTTGTCGATTTAATGCGGCAAAAAGTGGCGGATTGGGGCATTCAAGACGCACAACTTTATTCAGTGTCCGGCTTGAACAATGAATTCCTCGGCGCTGAAGTTTATCCAGGCAGTCCGGCTGATGCTGAAAATGAAATGAGTGCGGCAGATGTCGCACTCGTAGCGCAAAAGTTGTTGGCTGATTATCCTGAAATTCTCGAAACAACCAAGCAAGCGCATTTTACATTTGGCGCCCAAACAAGTGATGAAACGGCCATGTCAACGTGGAACTTAATGTTACCTGGCGAAAATAATGCACCGCAAGACTACGTGGTCGATGGTTTAAAAACCGGGACAACGGACAAAGCGGGCGATTGTTTTACCGGAACTGCGACGAAAGATGGGCAACGGATTCTAACAGTGGTGATGCATGCCAATGGTGAAGATACTGGCCGGCGGTTCATTGAAACTAACAAGTTAATGCAATATGTCTTCGATGGTTGGGAACAAAAACAATTGGCACAAGCCAATCAGAGTCTCGCACCTTATAAGACAGCGACGGTTAAATATGGTCGCCAAAAGACAGTGCAATTGATTACGAACAAAGCTATTTCAATGTGGGTGCCAAAAGGAACCACAGCAGCCAACATTGACTGGCATTACCAAGCAGTCAAAGGTGGTGCAAAACGCCAATTGGAAGCACCTATTAAAAAGAATGTGCAAATTGGTCAAGTGATGCCACAATTGAACGGTGTCACTACGCGGTATATCGGACAAGCGCCACAATCACAATTACGCACTAAAACGGCGGACCCCAAAGCCAATTTATTTGTTTTAATCGGTGAAGGGATCAAAGAATTTTTCACGAACCTATTTTAGTTGGAATCGAAACGCGACACTTAACGGTGGCGCGTTTTTTTATGGCTACGATTATAAGCCGTTTCAAGCGCAGCATGATTAAATCGTGCTATAATTAAAACCATTCACAAGGATTTTGAGGAGGACGAAAATGGCTTTAACATTAGATGCATGTACGTTAATTCTAAAAGAGCATCATTTATTGAAAAGTGTGGCGCTTAATGGTGACCCGACTTTAAATATGACCGGAATCGCGTATGATTCACGGCAGGTAACTGAGGACACGCTCTTTTTCTGTAAAGGGAATTTTCGTCCCGTCTATTTAACAAATGCAAAAGAATTAGGGGCCGTAACATATGTTGCCGAACAAGCGATTGTTGAAGGCAACGGGATGAACGCCTTAATCGTCACGAACGTCCAAAAAGCGATGGCGGTTTTATCAGCGGCTTTTTATGATTACCCACAAGATGATTTATTTATCGTGGCTTACACTGGGACCAAAGGCAAGACAACTGCGGCCTACTTTACTCAATCGATTTTACAAGCGGCGACCCGTCAAAAAACAGCATTATTTTCAACAATTGATCGTGTCTTAGGGCCTAAACCAGAGGATCGCTTCAAATCGAATTTAACGACACCAGAAAGTTTGGATTTATTCCGCGACATGCGCAAAGCAGTTGAAAACGGGATGACGCACTTAGTGATGGAAGTTTCGTCACAGGCGTATAAGAAAAACCGAGTGTACGGCTTAACGTTCGATGTTGGCTTCTTCCTAAACATTTCGCCTGATCACGTCGGACCAAATGAACATCCTAATTTTGAAGATTATTTACACTGCAAATTACAATTATTGGTCAACTCACGACACTGTGTGATTAACGCGCAAACGCAATATTTTGCGGATGTGTATGCTGCAGCAACTACGACGACTGCTCCGGAATCAATTTACTTATTTGCCGAAACGGATTATCAACCTACAATTCCGGTGGCGGTTGATTTCCGCTTTGAAAATCTAGAAACGGGCTTAGCAGAAAGTCGGTTTAAAGTTACCGCGGCTTCTGAACGAGCCATTCAGCTTGGTGTTTCTGGTGATTACCAATTGCGTTTAATTGGGGATTTCAATGAAAGTAACGCGACAGCTGCAGTGATTGGTGCCGGTTTGGCAGGGGCGGATTTAATCGCAGCTCAACAAGGGATTCGCGACTTGCAGATTCCAGGACGGATGGAAACCTTAGCCGTTCCAGGACATGGTCAAGTATATGTTGATTACGCGCATAATTATGCCAGCATGAAGGCGCTCTTGAGTTTCTTGCAAAAGGAATACAATCAACCACGCCTACTAGTTGTTGTCGGTAGTCCTGGCGATAAAGGTGTTTCTAGACGTGCTGGGTTTGCGCAAGTCCTTAATGAATATGCAGATCGGGCCATTTTGACGACTGATGATCCAGGATTTGAAGATCCAGCAGCCATTGCCGCTGAAATTTTGGCCGGGATTGACCAGGATAAGGTGACAACCACCATCGAAATTGATCGTCCAACAGCGATTGAACAGGCGATTACGGAAAGTAAACCGGGCGAAATTGTTGTCTTAGCGGCTAAAGGGGCCGATGCTTATCAGAAAGTACGCGGGGTTGATACACCATATCCAACTGATATGGTGATTGCCAAGCAAGTGGCTGCTAAGTTAAGCTAATCAGCGTGTTTCTTAAAGATTTTTAAATCAGATGTGGATTTAATTGCTATTCTGAGGTGTGTCTCGTAGAATAAAGATGAATCAATAGGAGTTGGAGGGGTTATTATGAAAAAGATGGTTACAGTTAGTACAGTTTTGGTATCAGGACTACTATTATTAGGGGCCTGTGGTCAAAGTAGTACGGCAAATCAAGATGCTGATGCCAAGCAAAGTTCAACCACGGCTAGTCTCAAAGCACGTGAAAGTAGTGTTGCAAAACGCGAAAGTGAACTTTCAAGTAGTGCAAGCCAATTAAAAGCGAGCTCCAAAGCGGCGATGGCATCTTCAACTGAAGTAGAGTCCCCACAAGCAAGTTCATCAACTGCAAGTGTTGCTGAATCATCATCAACTGCTACAACGGCAAGTAGCAGTAGTCAATCTGCGAGCCAATCTAGCAGCAGTGCAACAACAACGACTACCACGACACCACAACAAACAACTGCCGTAGATGGCAACCAAGCGATTAAGTTGGTGGTTCAACAAGTTGGCTCACAATTTGGTCAAACCGCATCGTATTTGAATAATGGCTTAATCACACGCGGTGGACAACAAGGCTATCTCATTAATATTTACGTACCAAACGAAGATCAACCACGGGCAGGTTATTTTGTTGTCCAAGCAACAGGTGCAGTGGAACAAATCTGGTAATTAAAGAGTGTGGCGTAAGTCGGGATGCTCCGAGGATTAACACAGAGCGTGAATAATTGTAGTAATTGTTTGCGACTCAGGGTTAACCGGAGGAGAATGACTTACAGAACACGTTTAAAGTTCAACAATTCAAAAAAGGGGTTAGGGCAAAAGCAATCTTTGTCCCAATCCCTTTTTAAGTGTTTTCAGAAAAATGGTTGACAATTAGTGAGACTCGTGTAAAATATTTTTAGTAAAACGTAATAATTACGATTTAGAAAAGAGGAGAAAAAGATGCGTAAAAAAGGTTTGGAAATCATGGCGGGAATCTTACTGCTAATGCTATTAGTGGCTGGTTGTGGTCAGAGTACGAAAAAGGCGAGTGGGATTCAAGTTGTATCGTCACTCGATTTTTATGGTGAGGCCGCACAAGCGGTTTTAGGTAATCAAGGTCACGTGACGTCGATTATCAATAGTCCCAGTTTAGATCCACATTCATACGAAGCAACAACCAATGATGCTAAACTCGTGGCTAAAGCGGATGTTGTGATTCAAAACGGGCTTGGTTACGACAGCTGGTTAAACAAAGTCGTTAAGAGTGCCCAACCAGATGACCAAACTGTGTTGACAGTCAGTCAATTAATGAAACAATCTAATGGCGCTAACGAACATTTATGGTATGATTTAAAGACGATGCCAACATTGACCAAGCGATTAGTGACTGAATTTAGCAAGCGCGATCCGAAACATAAGGCAACGTATCAGCAAAATGGTGCGGTGTATCTTAAAAAGTTAGCTTCGTTAGACGCACAACTCCAACAACTAAAGGCGCAGGCCAAAGGAAAACAAGTGGCTGTTAGTGAACCCGTTTTTGACTATGCATTGGCTGAAATGGGTTACAAAGTCGCTAACCAACACTTTGCCAAAGCAATTGAAGATGGGACTGATCCATCACCAAAAGATATTACAACGATGCGGGAT
Proteins encoded in this window:
- a CDS encoding serine hydrolase; translation: MFKKLVQYVMVGLLAIAPVGGLLSAQTTKVAAASTPVSLPTAPQIDASAAIALDPATGQVLYEQNADQALPIASMTKMITAYIVLAQIKQGKLTWEQTVKPDDLIYQLSQNKDLTNVPLQADGQYTVKALFQAMMVASANDAAMMLANQVAGSQKDFVDLMRQKVADWGIQDAQLYSVSGLNNEFLGAEVYPGSPADAENEMSAADVALVAQKLLADYPEILETTKQAHFTFGAQTSDETAMSTWNLMLPGENNAPQDYVVDGLKTGTTDKAGDCFTGTATKDGQRILTVVMHANGEDTGRRFIETNKLMQYVFDGWEQKQLAQANQSLAPYKTATVKYGRQKTVQLITNKAISMWVPKGTTAANIDWHYQAVKGGAKRQLEAPIKKNVQIGQVMPQLNGVTTRYIGQAPQSQLRTKTADPKANLFVLIGEGIKEFFTNLF
- a CDS encoding UDP-N-acetylmuramoyl-L-alanyl-D-glutamate--2,6-diaminopimelate ligase; amino-acid sequence: MALTLDACTLILKEHHLLKSVALNGDPTLNMTGIAYDSRQVTEDTLFFCKGNFRPVYLTNAKELGAVTYVAEQAIVEGNGMNALIVTNVQKAMAVLSAAFYDYPQDDLFIVAYTGTKGKTTAAYFTQSILQAATRQKTALFSTIDRVLGPKPEDRFKSNLTTPESLDLFRDMRKAVENGMTHLVMEVSSQAYKKNRVYGLTFDVGFFLNISPDHVGPNEHPNFEDYLHCKLQLLVNSRHCVINAQTQYFADVYAAATTTTAPESIYLFAETDYQPTIPVAVDFRFENLETGLAESRFKVTAASERAIQLGVSGDYQLRLIGDFNESNATAAVIGAGLAGADLIAAQQGIRDLQIPGRMETLAVPGHGQVYVDYAHNYASMKALLSFLQKEYNQPRLLVVVGSPGDKGVSRRAGFAQVLNEYADRAILTTDDPGFEDPAAIAAEILAGIDQDKVTTTIEIDRPTAIEQAITESKPGEIVVLAAKGADAYQKVRGVDTPYPTDMVIAKQVAAKLS
- a CDS encoding metal ABC transporter solute-binding protein, Zn/Mn family; the protein is MRKKGLEIMAGILLLMLLVAGCGQSTKKASGIQVVSSLDFYGEAAQAVLGNQGHVTSIINSPSLDPHSYEATTNDAKLVAKADVVIQNGLGYDSWLNKVVKSAQPDDQTVLTVSQLMKQSNGANEHLWYDLKTMPTLTKRLVTEFSKRDPKHKATYQQNGAVYLKKLASLDAQLQQLKAQAKGKQVAVSEPVFDYALAEMGYKVANQHFAKAIEDGTDPSPKDITTMRDLIKTHQIAFLVINKQEESPIIKQMHELADKEGVPVVQVTETLPAKKTYLTWMQQQFDAVRKAQDSK